Genomic window (Ruminococcus flavefaciens AE3010):
GCCGATAAGCAGATGTACGACGCCAAGCGCAAAAAGAAGCTTCTCCGCTACGCATAAAGGCTAAAACCGCAGCTCAGGCTGCGGTTTTTTGTTTTTCGTTGGCGAACAGATAAGCATATAAGGGACGTCCTATCTTGCGGAGCGCCTGACGTATTTTGGGCGCTGCACCCCCCCGCACGAGAGGGCGTCCCTTATATACAATTTCTTCTTTTCAACAAATTGGATTTTTTTGTCGCACTCCTATTGAAAAAAAGTCCATTTTGTGATATAATAGTTTAAATATATCTTTAGGAGTCATTGTATGAAAAAATGGACCGTCGGCGTTCCCGACAAAAAAGCGGTCTCTGCTCTTATGCTGGGCTGCGGAGTTACCTCCCTTGCAGCCTCCGCACTGGCAGCAAAGGGCTATTCCTCTCCCGAATCTGTGGCGGAGAGCCTTAATACGGACGAATTGTCCGACCCATTTCTCATAAAGGATATGCAGAAGGCTGCGGATACCATAAACTCCGCCATTGAAAACGGCGAACGTATCTGTATCTACGGCGATTACGACTGCGACGGCGTAATGTCCACAGTCATTCTGTACTCATACCTTATGGAAGCAGGGGCGGACGTTACTTATTATATCCCCGAGCGCTCGGAGGGCTACGGTCTCAACATGAAAGCCGTTGACAGGATCTCCGACGACGGAGTTTCACTGATAGTCACTGTGGACAACGGCATATCGGCTATTCCCGAAGCAGAATACATCTACGCTATGGGCATGAAGCTTGTAGTCACCGACCACCACCAGCAGGGCGAGCAGCTCCCCAAAGCGGAAGCTGTAGTAGACCCACACCGTCACGACTGCTTCTCCACATTCAAGCATATGTGCGGTGCAGGCATCGCCCTGAAGCTTGTGGCTGCTCTTGACGGCGGCGACTACACCATGGCTCTGGAGCAGTTTGGCGACCTTGCCGCAATAGCTACTGTTGCCGATATAGTAAGCCTTACAGGCGAGAACCGCTTCCTTGCAGCCTACGGCATGGAGCTCATAAGCAATACCGACCGCCCTGCCCTCATAGCACTGAAAGAGGTCTGCGGTCTTACGGACAAGGCTGTGAATACCCAGTCTATCGGATTTGGTATCGCTCCGCGGATAAATGCCGCAGGACGCTTCGGCTCCCCGAAAAAAGCGGCAGAGCTTTTTCTATGTGAGGACTGTGATGAAGCTCTCACAGCCGCCCGTGAGCTGGACAAGCTCAATAATATGCGCAAGGACGCGGAAAACGCCATTGTTTCGGATATATTCTCCATGATAGACGAAAAGCCCGACCTCGTCCGCGGCAGAGTAATATTCCTCTGCGGTAAGGACTGGCACCACGGCGTTATCGGCATCGTTGCCTCACGTATAGTTGAACGCTTCGGCAAGCCCTGCTTCATAGCCTCGGAAACCGATGGCGAGATACGGGGCTCGGCACGTTCGTTCGGCGAGTTCTCCGTATTCGGCGCACTTACTGCCTGCTCCGAGGTGCTTGAAAAGTTCGGCGGACACCCTGCCGCAGGAGGCTTCACCATAAAGGAGGGCATGGCGGAAAAGTTCAGACAGCTTCTTGAAAAATACGCCCTTGAAAACCACATAACGATGCCCGTTATGGAGCTGAAAGCCGACGCTCCACTGACACCGCAGGAGCTGAATGTACAGAATATACAGGGACTTGACCTGCTGGAGCCCTTTGGCGCAGACAACGAAAAGCCCCTCTTCTATATTGAAAACGCACAGGTAACGGATATTATGCCGCTGTCAGACGGAGCGCACTCAAAGCTCAGGGTAAAGGTGGGCTTCACTCAGGCAGACGCTCTTGTATTCAGAAAGTCTCCCGATGAGCTCATAGTCTCAAAGGGCGATGTCTGCGATATGATAGTAACTGCCGAGGTAAACGAATACCGCGGAAACGTGTCCCCGGGCATAATCGTCAGCGACCTGCGCCCCCACAGCTTCGAGCAGAGCAAGTACTTCGCGGCTCTGTCCGCATTTGAAGCCTTTCTCCGCGGC
Coding sequences:
- the recJ gene encoding single-stranded-DNA-specific exonuclease RecJ, with the protein product MKKWTVGVPDKKAVSALMLGCGVTSLAASALAAKGYSSPESVAESLNTDELSDPFLIKDMQKAADTINSAIENGERICIYGDYDCDGVMSTVILYSYLMEAGADVTYYIPERSEGYGLNMKAVDRISDDGVSLIVTVDNGISAIPEAEYIYAMGMKLVVTDHHQQGEQLPKAEAVVDPHRHDCFSTFKHMCGAGIALKLVAALDGGDYTMALEQFGDLAAIATVADIVSLTGENRFLAAYGMELISNTDRPALIALKEVCGLTDKAVNTQSIGFGIAPRINAAGRFGSPKKAAELFLCEDCDEALTAARELDKLNNMRKDAENAIVSDIFSMIDEKPDLVRGRVIFLCGKDWHHGVIGIVASRIVERFGKPCFIASETDGEIRGSARSFGEFSVFGALTACSEVLEKFGGHPAAGGFTIKEGMAEKFRQLLEKYALENHITMPVMELKADAPLTPQELNVQNIQGLDLLEPFGADNEKPLFYIENAQVTDIMPLSDGAHSKLRVKVGFTQADALVFRKSPDELIVSKGDVCDMIVTAEVNEYRGNVSPGIIVSDLRPHSFEQSKYFAALSAFEAFLRGEELPKNYYSHMNPTRDDVVKIYKAIPEQGICTDTLYIKLNDPKINYCKFCVAAEALRQLGLVTVSSAESKIKRVKVTQKADLDSAPVLVSLRSRLG